The sequence below is a genomic window from Candidatus Terasakiella magnetica.
GGATAAGGACAACATGGCTTGATCATTTTGTTTTGCCAGCATGCGGCAAAAGGCCATGGTCTTGACCCAGAAAGTATCTTGATTGGCTGAAAAATTACTTGAGGCGAGTGAGCAAGCGTCTGAAATTTTGTTATTTAGCAACAGGGCTTCTGTTTCTAAAATGGCAAGATCGTTGTTGCGTTCATTTTGTGGGGCACTTTTGATGAGGGAAATCACATCATTTGTCTGGCCCATTTCCGCAAGCTTGGCTGCGCGAATGGATAAAAGCGATTTTTGTGCGCTCACCCCTTGTGGCGGCTGGGCTGCACTTAATAATAAGCGGCGCTGTAAAATGCGCAAATAAGGCGCTGAGGGGCGCGCGGGCAATGTTTCCAGCAGGTTTTCCACAAACGGGCGATTGGTCCCCGACCACATGGTAGAGGCAAAAGCCTTACTGCCGCTGAGCACACCCAAAGCTTCTTTATTCACCTGATCAAGGGACTGTACGTTAATTCCGCCTGAAATGGTTTTTACCGGAACGGGGGTAACAGAGGGCACGACCGTTGGCGCTTGACCCACAGGGCTTAACGTGCGCGGGGCTAGGGTGCGCGGTGCGTTGTCTTGAGCATATACGGTGCTGGCACATCCAAAAAGGAGCGTGGCGGCGAGCGAGGCTTTAATAAATGAACGCATGTTTTTTATCTTGGAAAACGGTCGTCAGAAATCTTTTTGGTCACCGGGGCCGTTGGCGCAGGGATATCCCACGTTGCCAAGAAAACACCAGCTCCCCCAAGGGTGAGCAGGACGAGTATGAGTAGGAATTTTGAAAAAGCCTTCATGGCGTATTTATCTATTTCATCATGGTAAAAACGAACGTTGGAGCGCAGTCTAACCGTCTCTTGAGACAGTTTCAACGCAATCTATGAAGAATTCTACTTACGAAAATATAAAATCTTAATTAAAGTAGGACAAAATCGTGAAAATAAATCTTTTTTCGGAAACGGACAAACGTGCCAAATAAACAAAAAAAACTCCCCCTGCCCAAAGGGAATTCCCTTGTAATTGTGGGGCTGATGGGGGCAGGGAAGTCCTGCATCGGGCGCAATCTAGCAGCACATTATGGTGTCCCCTTTGTTGATGCAGATCGTGAAATTGAAGAGGCCGCAGGCTGCTGCGTGGCTGATATCTTCGAAATATATGGCGAAGCGGCCTTTCGCGATGGCGAGCGCCGCGTGATTAAACGCATCTTGGAAGGTGAGCCCTGCATTCTCGCAACAGGCGGGGGGGCTTTTATGAATGATGAAACCCGCAAGCTGATTGAGGAAACAGGCACATGCCTGTGGTTAAAGGCCGATGTGGAGGTGCTGATTAAACGCACAACAGGGCGTAAACACCGCCCGCTTTTAAACCAAGGCAATCCGGCAAAGGTCTTGCGCAAATTGGTGGATGAGCGTTATCCGGTCTATGCTATGGCTGATATTACGGTAGAAACAAAAGATGAAGCGCTGGATGCAACGGTTAGCCGCGTGATTACGACATTGAAAAAATTGAGCAAATAGAATGACAACACAACAAAATACCCTTCATGTGGACCTTGATGAGCGCAGCTATGACATTGTCTGTGGCCCCAATGTGCTTGAAAAAGCTGGTGAGCTGTTTGCGCCTTTATTAAAAAGCAAACGGGTTGTGATTGTGAGCGATAGCAATGTGGCCCCGCTTTATCTTGATAAACTTTGTGGTTTTTTAGAAGACGCGGGCCTATCTTGTGAAAGCGTGGTTTTACCCGCAGGTGAAGCCACAAAAAGTATTTCAAACTTTGAAAAGCTGCTCGAAGATATCTTAGCCATGGGTATTGAGCGTGGCACCAGCCTCGTGGCCCTTGGTGGCGGCGTTATTGGCGATATCACAGGCTTTGCTGCCAGTGCCTTGTTGCGTGGGATTGATTTTATTCAGGTACCGACAACCCTTTTGTCACAAGTTGATAGCTCCGTTGGGGGCAAAACAGGGATTAATGCCAAGGCGGGTAAAAACCTGATCGGGGCCTTTCATCAACCCCGCCTCGTCTTGATTGATACCCAAAGCCTCAATAGCTTGCCAAAGCGGGAATTGCTGGCAGGTTATGCCGAGGTGGTGAAATACGGCCTGTTGGGCGATGCTGAGTTTTTTGCATGGCTGGAAGAAAACGGGCAGGCCTTGATCGATGGTGATCAGGAATTGCGCCGTGAAGCCATTTTAAAAAGCTGTGCAGCCAAAGCCAATGTGGTGGCCCAAGATGAAAAAGAAGGCGGCGTGCGTGCCTTGTTAAACCTTGGTCACACCTTTGGTCACGCGCTGGAAAAAGAATGCGGCTATGGCGGGGACCTGTTGCATGGTGAGGCGGTTTCCATCGGGATGGTCATGGCCTTTGAATTTTGTGCACAACAGGGCCTATGTGCGCCAGAAGATGGCGAGCGTTTGAAAAAACACTTGGTCTCGCTTGGTATGCCGGTTGATCTGTCTTCTTTGCCCTGTCAGGACTGGACGGCAGAATTGCTCATGAAGCATATGATGAAAGACAAGAAGGTTAAAGATGGCAAAGTGACCTTTGTTCTTGTGCGCGCCATTGGGGAGGCTTATCTCAGCCGTGAGGTTGAGGATGCAGACCTGAAAACCTATCTGGATGACTTATTGAAACGATCTAAAGCTTGATCACGTTTGGAAATTGAGGGGCGATTATGACCTTTATTATATGTGCGATTGTTTTGCTGATTTTATTCTCGGCCTTTTTCTCTGGTTCAGAAACAGCATTGACGGCAGCCTCGCGCCCTTTGATGCATCAGCTGGAACAAGATGAAGAAGATAGCCGGGCAGCTACGGTAAACCGCCTGCTTGATTCAAAAGAGCGGCTCATCGGGGCGATCTTGCTGGGGAATAATCTGGTTAATATTTTAGCCTCAGCCCTGGCAACAAGCCTGATGATCCAGCTTTTTGGCGAGACCGGCGTTGTCTGGGCGACCTTGGTGATGACGGTTGTGGTATTAATTTTTGCTGAAATCATGCCCAAGACTTTTGCCTTACAAAATGCCAATAAAATGGCCTTGAGCATTGCACCGATCATGCGCGTGCTGGTCTTTATTTTGGCCCCGATCATCGCGACCATCCAGTTTATTGTGGCAGGTACCTTAAAACTCTTTGGGGCTAAAAACTCTGAAGATGGCGGGCAAAGTGAGGCGGAGTTGCGCGGGGCGATTAACCTGCATGATAGTGATGATGATGACGCTGTCAGCCAAGAACGCACCATGCTTCACAGTATCCTTGATCTCACAGATGTTGAAGTCAGAGAGATTATGACACACCGCAAGGGGGTGGTGATGATTGATGTGGACTTACCAGCTGAAGAGATTGTCGAACAGGTTCTCGATAGCCCTTATACCCGCATCCCGCTTTATCGTGATGAGCCGGATAATATTATCGGTGTGCTACATGCCAAGGCCCTGCTGCGAGCTATTCGCTCACAAAAAGGGGATTTGTCTGGGCTTAATATTGAAGAGCTTGCCAGTAAGACATGGTTTATTCCAGAAGCCACATCCCTGATGGGCCAGCTTGAGGCCTTTCGCGCGAGACGCGAACATTTTGCCATTGTGGTGGATGAATACGGCAGCGTGATGGGCATTGTCACGCTGGAAGATATCTTGGAAGAAATCGTCGGTAATATTGAAGATGAACATGATGATCAGGTCGAAGGGGTGCAGCTCCAAACAGATGGATCTTACTTTGTAGATGGGATTGTTACCATTCGTGATCTAAATCGTGAATTTGAATGGCGCTTGCCTGATGAAGAGGCGGCAACCATTGCAGGGTTGTTATTGCATGAAGCAAGACGCATCCCTGATGTGGGGCAAATCTTCCATTTCTTCGGCTTTCGTTTTGAGGTACGTGAGAGAAAACGCAACCAAATTACATCGATTCGCATTTCTCCAGCTCAAG
It includes:
- a CDS encoding shikimate kinase, encoding MPNKQKKLPLPKGNSLVIVGLMGAGKSCIGRNLAAHYGVPFVDADREIEEAAGCCVADIFEIYGEAAFRDGERRVIKRILEGEPCILATGGGAFMNDETRKLIEETGTCLWLKADVEVLIKRTTGRKHRPLLNQGNPAKVLRKLVDERYPVYAMADITVETKDEALDATVSRVITTLKKLSK
- the aroB gene encoding 3-dehydroquinate synthase, coding for MTTQQNTLHVDLDERSYDIVCGPNVLEKAGELFAPLLKSKRVVIVSDSNVAPLYLDKLCGFLEDAGLSCESVVLPAGEATKSISNFEKLLEDILAMGIERGTSLVALGGGVIGDITGFAASALLRGIDFIQVPTTLLSQVDSSVGGKTGINAKAGKNLIGAFHQPRLVLIDTQSLNSLPKRELLAGYAEVVKYGLLGDAEFFAWLEENGQALIDGDQELRREAILKSCAAKANVVAQDEKEGGVRALLNLGHTFGHALEKECGYGGDLLHGEAVSIGMVMAFEFCAQQGLCAPEDGERLKKHLVSLGMPVDLSSLPCQDWTAELLMKHMMKDKKVKDGKVTFVLVRAIGEAYLSREVEDADLKTYLDDLLKRSKA
- a CDS encoding HlyC/CorC family transporter, with amino-acid sequence MTFIICAIVLLILFSAFFSGSETALTAASRPLMHQLEQDEEDSRAATVNRLLDSKERLIGAILLGNNLVNILASALATSLMIQLFGETGVVWATLVMTVVVLIFAEIMPKTFALQNANKMALSIAPIMRVLVFILAPIIATIQFIVAGTLKLFGAKNSEDGGQSEAELRGAINLHDSDDDDAVSQERTMLHSILDLTDVEVREIMTHRKGVVMIDVDLPAEEIVEQVLDSPYTRIPLYRDEPDNIIGVLHAKALLRAIRSQKGDLSGLNIEELASKTWFIPEATSLMGQLEAFRARREHFAIVVDEYGSVMGIVTLEDILEEIVGNIEDEHDDQVEGVQLQTDGSYFVDGIVTIRDLNREFEWRLPDEEAATIAGLLLHEARRIPDVGQIFHFFGFRFEVRERKRNQITSIRISPAQDC